In Streptomyces chartreusis NRRL 3882, the following are encoded in one genomic region:
- a CDS encoding FadR/GntR family transcriptional regulator, whose amino-acid sequence MAARDLQERIKKLIIDRRLASGAPLPTEPELMEYLGASRNSVREALKALQAMGIVEIRHGFGTYVGPMSLAPMIEGLAFRTVAGHYRGEDSLLQLLELREAVETGLVSRLAGRIPRADLVELDGLVDRMEEQAARGAGLAETDRAFHATLYRGLDNVLLSEVLEAFWDAFHRVRTDLGGEPQDPKVTCRQHREILDAVRSGDSMRAEDAIREHFGNIRARLSTTTPQGPHTHHNERV is encoded by the coding sequence ATGGCAGCGCGTGACCTCCAGGAGCGGATCAAGAAGCTCATCATCGACCGCCGGCTGGCCTCCGGGGCCCCGCTGCCGACCGAGCCCGAGCTGATGGAGTACCTCGGCGCGAGCCGGAACTCGGTGCGGGAGGCGCTGAAGGCGCTCCAGGCCATGGGCATCGTGGAGATCCGGCACGGCTTCGGCACCTACGTCGGCCCGATGTCCCTGGCCCCGATGATCGAGGGCCTCGCCTTCCGCACGGTCGCCGGGCACTACCGGGGCGAGGACTCCCTGCTCCAGCTGCTGGAACTGCGGGAGGCGGTGGAGACCGGGCTGGTCTCCCGGCTCGCCGGGCGGATACCTCGAGCGGACCTCGTTGAACTGGACGGGCTCGTCGACCGTATGGAAGAGCAGGCCGCGCGCGGAGCCGGTCTCGCCGAGACCGACCGGGCCTTCCACGCCACCCTCTACCGAGGGCTGGACAACGTGCTGCTGAGCGAGGTCCTGGAGGCGTTCTGGGACGCCTTCCACCGGGTCCGCACCGACCTCGGCGGCGAGCCGCAGGACCCGAAGGTGACCTGCCGGCAGCACCGGGAGATCCTCGACGCGGTCCGGTCCGGCGACTCGATGCGGGCGGAGGATGCCATAAGAGAGCACTTCGGGAACATCCGCGCCCGCCTGTCCACAACGACTCCACAGGGTCCCCACACCCACCACAATGAACGCGTATGA
- a CDS encoding IclR family transcriptional regulator: MALKHEPPTTPYHSAQEALRVLETVARISTGVTDTDLARHTGIGPGRLTALLRMLRREGYVEQIADGAYVTGETLARLGSAQHREQALRDKLQHTLDRLRDSVGAAVYMSRYVDGEISVTQYADSPATPKVNEWVDFRSSAHATAIGKSLLTQLDHAGRRDHLARHKMARLTSRTITSDRLLLSRLESQPPTVPVLDLQEYAVGTVCAAVPVTAGSSVGCLALSLPVEHAHRLRQAADTLNRNAAPVLLSMAI, from the coding sequence GTGGCGCTGAAGCACGAGCCGCCGACCACCCCGTACCACTCGGCCCAGGAAGCGCTGCGTGTCCTGGAGACCGTGGCGCGGATCTCCACCGGAGTCACCGACACCGACCTCGCCCGGCACACCGGCATCGGACCGGGGCGGCTGACCGCGCTGCTGCGCATGCTGCGCCGTGAGGGCTACGTCGAGCAGATCGCCGACGGCGCGTACGTCACGGGCGAGACGCTGGCCCGCCTCGGCTCCGCCCAGCACCGCGAGCAGGCCCTGCGCGACAAGCTCCAGCACACCCTCGACCGGCTGCGCGACTCGGTCGGCGCCGCCGTCTACATGAGCCGGTACGTCGACGGCGAGATCAGCGTCACCCAGTACGCCGACAGCCCGGCCACGCCCAAGGTCAACGAGTGGGTCGACTTCCGCTCCTCGGCCCACGCCACCGCGATCGGCAAGAGCCTGCTCACCCAGCTCGACCACGCCGGCCGCCGCGACCACCTCGCCCGGCACAAGATGGCCCGCCTCACCTCGCGCACCATCACCAGCGACCGGCTGCTGCTCTCCCGGCTGGAGTCCCAGCCGCCCACCGTGCCGGTCCTGGACCTCCAGGAGTACGCGGTCGGCACGGTCTGCGCGGCCGTCCCCGTCACGGCCGGTTCCTCCGTGGGCTGCCTGGCCCTGTCCCTCCCGGTCGAGCACGCCCACCGGCTCCGCCAGGCCGCGGACACCCTCAACCGCAACGCGGCACCGGTCCTGCTGTCCATGGCGATCTAG
- the ehuA gene encoding ectoine/hydroxyectoine ABC transporter ATP-binding protein EhuA, whose translation MSTDTLPNPETNPARSTGELIRLEQVTKRFGDHTVLDHLDFSVDAGKHVTLIGPSGSGKTTILRLLMTLLKPDEGTITVDGEQLFPAPEKQVREVRKKIGMVFQQFNLFPNMTVLRNITEAPVTVLGMSKDAAEERARELLELVGLTDHLDKHPAQLSGGQQQRVAIARALAMRPQVLLLDEVTSALDPELVAGVLDVLRDIARSTDITMLCVTHEMNFARDISDQVLMFDSGRVIESGPPEKIFSEPEQDRTREFLSAVL comes from the coding sequence TTGTCCACTGACACTCTCCCCAACCCCGAGACGAACCCCGCCAGGAGCACCGGCGAGCTGATCCGGCTGGAGCAGGTCACCAAGCGGTTCGGCGACCACACGGTCCTGGACCACCTGGACTTCTCCGTGGACGCCGGCAAGCACGTGACCCTGATCGGCCCCTCCGGGTCCGGCAAGACCACGATCCTGCGCCTGCTGATGACGCTGCTCAAGCCCGACGAGGGCACGATCACCGTGGACGGGGAGCAGCTGTTCCCGGCGCCCGAGAAGCAGGTGCGCGAGGTCCGCAAGAAGATCGGGATGGTCTTCCAGCAGTTCAACCTGTTCCCGAACATGACGGTCCTGCGCAACATCACCGAGGCCCCGGTCACGGTCCTCGGCATGTCGAAGGACGCCGCCGAGGAGCGGGCGCGCGAGCTGCTGGAGCTGGTCGGGCTGACCGACCACCTCGACAAGCACCCGGCGCAGCTGTCCGGCGGGCAGCAGCAGCGGGTGGCGATCGCCCGGGCGCTGGCGATGCGACCGCAGGTGCTGCTCCTGGACGAGGTGACCTCCGCGCTCGACCCGGAGCTGGTCGCGGGCGTCCTCGACGTGCTGCGGGACATCGCCCGTTCCACGGACATCACGATGCTCTGCGTGACGCACGAGATGAACTTCGCCCGGGACATCTCCGACCAGGTACTGATGTTCGACTCGGGCCGGGTCATCGAGTCGGGCCCGCCGGAGAAGATCTTCAGCGAGCCGGAGCAGGACCGCACGCGGGAGTTCCTCAGCGCGGTGCTCTGA
- a CDS encoding lytic polysaccharide monooxygenase auxiliary activity family 9 protein, which translates to MRRRTKLSAAAVGLATTGALVLSSGGASGHGYTDLPVSRQKLCQNGTVTNCGPIQWEPQSVEGPKGFPASGPADGQICNAGLGQFSQLSAPRTPSGGAWPTTRVTGGQTYTFRWQFTAMHATTDFKYYITKPGWNQNHNLARSDLNLTPFFTVPYNGQRPPSTLSHSGRLPSGLSGHHVILAVWTIADTGNAFYACSDVTF; encoded by the coding sequence ATGCGCAGAAGGACCAAGTTGTCCGCAGCCGCGGTGGGACTGGCCACGACCGGAGCCCTCGTACTCTCCTCCGGCGGCGCCAGCGGCCACGGCTACACCGACCTCCCCGTCAGCCGGCAGAAGCTCTGCCAGAACGGCACCGTGACCAACTGCGGTCCGATCCAGTGGGAACCGCAGAGCGTCGAGGGCCCGAAGGGCTTCCCGGCCTCCGGTCCGGCCGACGGACAGATATGCAACGCCGGACTCGGCCAGTTCAGCCAGCTCAGCGCACCGCGGACACCGTCCGGCGGGGCCTGGCCCACCACCCGGGTGACGGGCGGCCAGACCTACACGTTCCGCTGGCAGTTCACGGCCATGCACGCCACGACCGACTTCAAGTACTACATCACCAAGCCGGGCTGGAACCAGAACCACAACCTGGCCCGGTCCGACCTCAACCTCACGCCGTTCTTCACGGTGCCGTACAACGGCCAGCGACCGCCGTCGACGCTCTCCCACAGCGGCAGGCTGCCGTCCGGTCTGAGCGGCCATCACGTCATCCTCGCGGTGTGGACGATCGCCGACACGGGAAACGCGTTCTACGCGTGCTCGGACGTCACCTTCTGA
- a CDS encoding kelch motif-containing protein, producing MNDRAGRRRARRLAIGTAVVLALAGMNGPWLYRFSTEKYHQYTINKPEYKAANGKWEIIEFPEEYRQNTIHAALLRTGKVLLVAGSGNNQDNFDAKKFDTRIWDPVKGTIKKVPTPADLFCTGHTQLANGNLLIAGGTKRYEKLKGDVTKAGGLMIVHNENPDKPITLPAGTRFTGKQNGKTFVSKDPVLVPRAKKVFDKATGKFLRNDPGLGRIYVEAQKRGQKYETGTQDNYRVHGLKGADAKNTYGIAQKLALDKKDFQGIRDAFEFDPVAEKYIKVDPMKEARWYPTLTTLSDGKILSVSGLDDIGQLVPGKNEVFDPKTKKWSYTGKVRQFPTYPALFLMQNGKVFYSGSNAGYGPDDVGREPGVWDVDTNKFTKIPGLSDPTLMETSGTVLLPPAQDEKYMVIGGGGVGESKESSEKTRIVDLKADNPRFVDGPSLDKGTRYPNASILPDDSVLISGGSEDYRGRGDSNIFEARLYDTEKNELRRVADPLVGRNYHSGSILLPDGRVMFFGSDSLYGDKANTKPGEFEQRIEIYTPPYLYGDGDQPSLSGGPQTIERGGTGTFTSSDAAKVKKVRLIRPSAATHVTDVDQRSIALDFKASGDKLTVTVPENRNLVQAGWYMLFVTDDRGTPSKAQWVKVP from the coding sequence ATGAACGACCGTGCAGGCCGCCGCCGGGCCCGTCGACTCGCGATCGGCACGGCGGTGGTACTCGCGCTGGCCGGGATGAACGGGCCGTGGCTCTACCGCTTCAGCACCGAGAAATACCACCAGTACACAATCAACAAGCCGGAGTACAAGGCCGCGAACGGCAAGTGGGAGATCATCGAGTTTCCCGAGGAGTACCGGCAGAACACGATCCACGCGGCGCTGCTGCGCACCGGCAAGGTGCTGCTCGTCGCGGGGTCGGGCAACAACCAGGACAACTTCGACGCGAAGAAGTTCGACACGCGCATCTGGGACCCGGTCAAGGGCACCATCAAGAAGGTCCCGACGCCCGCCGACCTGTTCTGTACCGGCCACACCCAGCTCGCCAACGGCAACCTGCTGATCGCGGGCGGCACCAAGCGGTACGAGAAGCTCAAGGGTGACGTCACCAAGGCCGGCGGCCTGATGATCGTCCACAACGAGAACCCGGACAAGCCGATCACGCTGCCCGCGGGCACCAGGTTCACGGGCAAGCAGAACGGCAAGACCTTCGTCTCGAAGGACCCGGTGCTCGTGCCCCGCGCGAAGAAGGTCTTCGACAAGGCGACCGGCAAGTTCCTGCGCAACGACCCCGGTCTCGGCCGGATCTACGTCGAGGCGCAGAAGCGGGGCCAGAAGTACGAGACGGGCACGCAGGACAACTACCGCGTGCACGGCCTGAAGGGCGCCGACGCCAAGAACACCTACGGCATCGCGCAGAAGCTCGCCCTCGACAAGAAGGACTTCCAGGGGATCCGGGACGCCTTCGAGTTCGATCCCGTCGCCGAGAAGTACATCAAGGTCGACCCGATGAAGGAGGCCCGCTGGTACCCGACGCTCACCACCCTGAGCGACGGGAAGATCCTCAGCGTCTCCGGCCTCGACGACATCGGCCAGCTCGTCCCCGGCAAGAACGAGGTCTTCGACCCGAAGACCAAGAAGTGGAGCTACACGGGCAAGGTCCGGCAGTTCCCGACCTACCCGGCGCTGTTCCTCATGCAGAACGGCAAGGTCTTCTACTCGGGTTCCAACGCGGGCTACGGGCCGGACGACGTGGGCCGTGAGCCTGGCGTGTGGGACGTGGACACCAACAAGTTCACGAAGATCCCCGGCCTGAGCGACCCCACGCTGATGGAGACGTCGGGCACGGTGCTGCTGCCGCCCGCGCAGGACGAGAAGTACATGGTGATCGGCGGCGGTGGCGTCGGCGAGTCCAAGGAGTCCAGCGAGAAGACCCGGATCGTCGACCTGAAGGCCGACAACCCGCGCTTCGTGGACGGCCCGTCCCTGGACAAGGGCACGCGCTACCCGAACGCCTCGATCCTGCCGGACGACAGCGTGCTGATCTCCGGCGGCTCGGAGGACTACCGGGGGCGCGGCGACTCCAACATCTTCGAGGCGCGGCTCTACGACACGGAGAAGAACGAGCTCCGTCGGGTCGCCGACCCGCTGGTGGGCCGCAACTACCACTCCGGGTCGATCCTGCTGCCCGACGGCCGTGTGATGTTCTTCGGCTCGGACTCGCTGTACGGCGACAAGGCCAACACCAAGCCGGGCGAGTTCGAGCAGCGCATCGAGATCTACACGCCGCCGTACCTCTACGGCGACGGGGACCAGCCCTCGCTGTCGGGCGGGCCGCAGACCATCGAGCGTGGCGGGACCGGTACGTTCACCTCGTCTGACGCGGCCAAGGTCAAGAAGGTCCGGCTGATCCGCCCGAGCGCGGCCACGCACGTCACGGACGTCGACCAGCGGTCGATCGC
- a CDS encoding peptidoglycan-binding protein, producing the protein MQSPVFEEFDPASDCDCPGCVHWRRVLPHSWRGSATAHPAAHRALALAAAASAALGAGHAVPAAAAPHAPHRPGVSADDEPGTPQGRTAPLYGPGGRTATPSVPLKPTAITRTEIINRAKTWVAAKVPYSMNAYWSDGYRQDCSGYVSMAWKLPGNEWTGNLAQYGERISKEELQPGDILLFHNRSDPESGSHVVIFGGWTNAAHTYYTAYEQTRPHTRRRTTPYAYWNDSDRYVPYRYKGVTSEEPATEPGTAPGKEPVSGTPGAPAAALRPEAAYFSPGAHRPYVTLLGRILVARGAGGKGVEAGAVGPPPSSHGVPGYPGRAMFRPGASNPYVTQLGRQLVRKGFGGFYPAGPGPRWGEADRRAVEAFQRTQGWRGGAADGYPGPETWRRLFS; encoded by the coding sequence ATGCAGTCTCCGGTATTCGAGGAATTCGACCCCGCGAGCGACTGCGACTGCCCCGGATGCGTCCACTGGCGCCGCGTCCTGCCGCATTCCTGGCGCGGCAGCGCCACCGCCCACCCGGCCGCACACCGCGCCCTCGCCCTGGCCGCCGCGGCCTCGGCGGCGCTCGGCGCGGGTCACGCCGTACCGGCCGCGGCCGCCCCGCACGCACCCCACCGACCCGGCGTTTCCGCAGATGACGAGCCCGGCACCCCCCAGGGCCGCACGGCCCCGCTGTACGGCCCCGGCGGCCGTACCGCGACGCCCTCCGTCCCTCTCAAGCCCACCGCCATCACCCGTACGGAGATCATCAACCGGGCCAAGACCTGGGTCGCCGCGAAGGTCCCGTACAGCATGAACGCGTACTGGTCCGACGGTTACCGGCAGGACTGCTCGGGCTATGTCTCGATGGCCTGGAAGCTGCCCGGAAACGAATGGACGGGCAACCTCGCCCAATACGGGGAGCGGATTTCCAAGGAGGAACTCCAGCCGGGCGACATCCTGCTCTTCCACAACAGGTCCGACCCGGAGAGCGGCTCGCACGTCGTCATTTTCGGCGGCTGGACTAACGCCGCGCACACCTACTACACCGCCTATGAGCAGACCCGCCCGCACACCCGCCGGCGAACCACCCCGTACGCCTACTGGAACGACTCCGACCGGTACGTCCCCTACCGGTACAAGGGCGTCACCTCGGAGGAGCCGGCGACGGAACCGGGGACCGCACCCGGCAAGGAACCGGTCAGCGGGACACCGGGCGCACCGGCCGCCGCACTCCGCCCGGAAGCGGCGTATTTCAGCCCCGGCGCGCACCGCCCGTACGTCACGCTGCTCGGCCGGATCCTCGTCGCGCGCGGGGCCGGCGGCAAGGGCGTGGAGGCCGGGGCGGTCGGGCCGCCGCCCTCCTCCCACGGTGTCCCCGGCTACCCGGGGCGGGCGATGTTCCGGCCCGGCGCCAGCAACCCCTACGTCACCCAGCTGGGAAGGCAGCTCGTGCGGAAGGGGTTCGGCGGGTTCTACCCGGCCGGGCCGGGGCCGCGCTGGGGCGAGGCGGACCGGCGCGCCGTCGAGGCCTTCCAGCGCACCCAGGGCTGGCGGGGCGGCGCGGCCGACGGCTACCCGGGCCCGGAGACCTGGCGGCGGCTCTTCTCGTAG
- a CDS encoding glycosyltransferase family 2 protein, whose protein sequence is MTSRPTGARQQDHDPSQTTQLRVPAHRMSTTGTFRRIKKTLPRYDYEHYSRLAGPLTQPDRTKPYRVQYRSLISQEPHRLRVALMLAAAPVLSLVLLVWLLQPEHWTERDYPAFDWLPALDIVMLVAIGLIEFFRCMNVVSNAHATLVARDPIPVVPETGTRVAFLTSFVPGKEPLEMVTKTLEAAVRIRHRGLMHVWLLDEGDDPEVKAVCERLGVHHFSRKGVAKWNQAKGPHRAKTKHGNYNAWLEAHGDDYDFFASVDTDHVPLPNYLERMLGFFRDPDVGFVIGPQVYGNYDNPITKAAESQQFLFHALIQRAGNRYGSPMFVGTSNAVRIKALKQIGGLYDSITEDMATGFEMHRHKNPATGRKWRSVYTPDVLAVGEGPSAWTDFFTQQMRWSRGTYETILKQYWKGWYSLPPSKLFNYTMMIIFYPMSALNWILAALSCCLFLGLGASGVNIDPAVWLMLYGNASALQIGLYVWNRRHNVSPHEPEGSGGVAGMVMSALSAPLYAKALIDSVLRRKSKFVVTPKGDSASPDRWFGTFRYHWYFVAIFGASIAAGFVFGHSHPAMIIWATFALLITASPVFAWRWQLRQDAKKPAAPAVEQPQDPAGPHRTQPLPIPQQPSAAHAPQHKPSWAATPGSNGEVGGTDQTMQIALGGLGGRKE, encoded by the coding sequence ATGACGTCGAGGCCGACGGGCGCCCGACAGCAGGACCACGACCCGTCCCAGACCACCCAGCTCAGGGTGCCGGCGCATCGGATGAGCACCACGGGGACATTCCGGCGGATCAAGAAGACGCTGCCGCGATACGACTACGAGCACTACAGCCGGCTCGCCGGTCCCCTCACCCAGCCTGATCGGACCAAGCCGTACAGAGTGCAGTACCGGTCGCTGATCTCGCAGGAACCGCACCGGCTGAGAGTCGCGCTGATGCTGGCCGCGGCGCCGGTGCTGTCCCTGGTGCTGCTGGTGTGGCTGCTCCAGCCCGAGCACTGGACCGAGCGCGACTACCCGGCCTTCGACTGGCTGCCCGCGCTCGACATCGTGATGCTGGTCGCGATCGGTCTGATCGAGTTCTTCCGCTGCATGAACGTGGTGTCGAACGCGCACGCCACGCTGGTCGCCCGCGACCCGATCCCGGTGGTCCCCGAGACCGGCACCAGAGTGGCCTTCCTCACCTCCTTCGTGCCCGGCAAGGAGCCGCTGGAGATGGTGACGAAGACCCTGGAGGCGGCCGTCAGGATCCGCCACCGGGGCCTGATGCACGTGTGGCTGCTCGACGAGGGCGACGACCCCGAGGTGAAGGCGGTCTGCGAGCGCCTCGGCGTGCACCACTTCTCCCGCAAGGGCGTCGCCAAGTGGAACCAGGCCAAGGGCCCGCACCGCGCCAAGACCAAGCACGGCAACTACAACGCCTGGCTGGAGGCGCACGGCGACGACTACGACTTCTTCGCCTCGGTCGACACCGACCACGTGCCGCTGCCCAACTACCTGGAGCGGATGCTGGGCTTCTTCCGCGACCCGGACGTCGGCTTCGTCATCGGCCCGCAGGTCTACGGCAACTACGACAACCCCATCACCAAGGCCGCCGAGTCGCAGCAGTTCCTGTTCCACGCGCTGATCCAGCGCGCGGGCAACCGCTACGGCTCCCCGATGTTCGTCGGCACCTCCAACGCCGTGCGCATCAAGGCACTGAAGCAGATCGGCGGTCTGTACGACTCGATCACCGAGGACATGGCGACCGGCTTCGAGATGCACCGCCACAAGAACCCGGCGACGGGCCGCAAGTGGCGCTCGGTCTACACGCCGGACGTGCTGGCGGTCGGTGAGGGCCCCAGCGCCTGGACGGACTTCTTCACCCAGCAGATGCGCTGGTCGCGAGGGACGTACGAGACGATCCTCAAGCAGTACTGGAAGGGCTGGTACTCGCTGCCGCCGAGCAAGCTCTTCAACTACACGATGATGATCATCTTCTATCCGATGTCGGCCCTGAACTGGATCCTGGCGGCGCTGAGCTGCTGCCTGTTCCTGGGCCTGGGCGCCTCGGGTGTGAACATCGACCCGGCGGTCTGGCTGATGCTCTACGGCAACGCCTCCGCGCTGCAGATCGGCCTGTACGTCTGGAACCGCCGGCACAACGTCTCGCCGCACGAGCCGGAGGGCTCCGGCGGTGTGGCCGGCATGGTGATGTCCGCGCTGTCGGCGCCGCTGTACGCGAAGGCGCTGATCGACTCCGTGCTGCGGCGCAAGAGCAAGTTCGTGGTCACGCCCAAGGGCGACTCGGCGAGCCCGGACCGCTGGTTCGGGACGTTCCGCTACCACTGGTACTTCGTCGCGATCTTCGGTGCGTCGATCGCGGCCGGCTTCGTCTTCGGCCACTCGCACCCCGCGATGATCATCTGGGCTACGTTCGCGCTGCTGATCACCGCCTCGCCGGTCTTCGCCTGGCGCTGGCAGCTGCGGCAGGACGCGAAGAAGCCCGCCGCTCCCGCCGTGGAACAGCCGCAGGACCCTGCGGGCCCGCACCGGACGCAGCCGCTGCCCATCCCGCAGCAGCCGTCGGCGGCGCACGCCCCGCAGCACAAGCCCAGTTGGGCCGCCACCCCTGGCTCAAACGGGGAGGTCGGGGGAACCGACCAGACCATGCAGATCGCCCTTGGTGGACTTGGGGGACGTAAGGAATGA
- a CDS encoding long-chain-fatty-acid--CoA ligase: MDSRASTVAELIAARWGDHRPGLWCEDRALTHHEVAAGAAARAALLADVLPPDAEPHIGVLLDNTPEFPLWLGAAALARAAVAGVNPTRRGAELARDILHTECRLLVTERAHLSLLKDLELPGLRLLVTDETGYADALAPYADAQPDASSATPHDRFLLYFTSGSTGAPKAALCSQGRLAAAGRSLAGQFSLGTEDVHYLCMPMFHGNAVIAGWAPALVTGAGVALRRRFSASRFLPDVRRHGATYFTYVGRAVQYVLATEPRPDDRDNPLRLGFGTEAGAVDAAAFERRFGVRLVEGYGSSEGGAAVQWSPGTPPGAVGRAAPGLVVLDPESRAQCPPARFDATGRLLNGDEAIGELVNQGPSPFEGYWRNTAAERERRRDGWYWTGDLFYRDADGYLYFAGRTDDRLRVDGENLAAAMIENILARYEGADAVAVYAVPDPVTGDQVMATIAGTFDPEAFARFLLAQPDLGTKMAPRFVRVAGRMPVTATNKIHRAALRKEGLRCADPVWWRPPGERAYRLLTREDLEHAEGPPAPTRGPSPVRRQGLEPRTR, encoded by the coding sequence ATGGACTCCAGGGCGAGCACGGTGGCGGAACTCATCGCCGCCCGGTGGGGCGACCACCGGCCGGGACTGTGGTGCGAGGATCGGGCGCTGACCCACCACGAGGTGGCGGCGGGCGCCGCGGCCCGGGCGGCACTGCTCGCCGATGTGCTTCCCCCGGACGCCGAACCCCACATCGGGGTGCTCCTCGACAACACCCCCGAGTTCCCCCTGTGGCTGGGCGCGGCGGCCCTGGCCAGGGCGGCGGTCGCCGGCGTCAATCCCACCCGCAGGGGCGCCGAGCTCGCCCGCGACATCCTGCACACCGAGTGCCGCCTCCTGGTCACCGAGCGGGCGCACCTGTCACTGCTCAAGGACCTGGAGCTGCCCGGCCTGCGCCTCCTGGTGACGGACGAGACCGGCTACGCGGATGCCCTCGCCCCCTACGCGGACGCCCAGCCGGACGCCTCCAGCGCCACCCCGCACGACCGCTTCCTCCTCTACTTCACCTCCGGCTCGACCGGCGCGCCCAAGGCCGCACTCTGCTCCCAGGGCCGCCTGGCGGCCGCCGGACGCTCGCTGGCCGGCCAGTTCTCCCTGGGCACGGAGGACGTGCACTACCTCTGCATGCCGATGTTCCACGGCAACGCGGTGATCGCGGGCTGGGCACCCGCGCTGGTGACGGGGGCGGGCGTGGCACTGCGCCGGCGCTTCTCGGCGTCCCGCTTCCTGCCGGACGTACGCCGTCACGGGGCGACCTACTTCACCTACGTCGGCCGGGCGGTCCAGTACGTCCTGGCCACCGAGCCGCGCCCCGACGACCGCGACAACCCGCTCCGGCTGGGTTTCGGCACGGAGGCCGGCGCGGTGGACGCGGCGGCCTTCGAGCGGCGGTTCGGGGTGCGGCTGGTGGAGGGGTACGGCTCGTCGGAGGGCGGGGCGGCGGTGCAGTGGTCGCCGGGGACACCGCCGGGCGCGGTCGGCCGGGCGGCACCCGGGCTCGTCGTCCTCGACCCGGAGAGTCGCGCCCAGTGCCCGCCGGCCCGCTTCGACGCGACGGGGCGGCTGCTCAACGGGGACGAGGCGATCGGCGAACTGGTCAACCAGGGGCCCAGCCCCTTCGAGGGCTACTGGCGCAATACGGCGGCGGAGCGGGAGCGGCGCAGGGACGGCTGGTACTGGACGGGCGACCTGTTCTACCGGGATGCCGACGGCTACCTCTACTTCGCCGGCCGCACCGACGACCGCCTCCGCGTCGACGGGGAGAACCTGGCCGCGGCGATGATCGAGAACATCCTCGCCCGGTACGAGGGGGCCGACGCCGTCGCGGTGTACGCGGTGCCGGACCCGGTGACCGGGGACCAGGTGATGGCGACGATCGCCGGGACCTTCGATCCGGAGGCGTTCGCGCGGTTCCTGCTCGCCCAACCCGACCTGGGGACGAAGATGGCGCCCCGGTTCGTGCGGGTGGCGGGGCGGATGCCGGTGACGGCCACGAACAAGATCCATCGGGCGGCGTTGCGGAAGGAGGGCCTGCGCTGCGCGGATCCGGTGTGGTGGAGGCCGCCGGGGGAGCGCGCGTACCGCCTGCTGACCAGGGAGGATCTCGAACACGCCGAAGGGCCTCCCGCTCCCACGAGAGGCCCTTCACCGGTGCGCCGCCAGGGACTCGAACCCCGGACCCGCTGA
- a CDS encoding SPFH domain-containing protein, translating to MSTTTPHTSEPDGPADGPARPARLIQNESTTEIPVHLLFRDDPDPAPVPLKPAVVARRQGTGEQPRLRRPAAVAPRPVPQVDPDLVERPARVLPGAVGVLAGVCGAAGCVATSWWAGLLPPLALEALRLPAHAGAGLGPAQWAAYAGAGALGLFGFGGLARGRTGRASVLGLFGRYRGTVRRSGLLWVNPLLLRRRVDVRLRHWRSEPVPAADASGAALRVVVQVVWRVRDTARATLGVEDHETYLRECVEAALVRVPVEMPGGTKGSTDAAAEALTRLVAADAAPVGLEVFSVQPLRVEYAPEVAAAMHRRRIAALDAQHRASVLTSVVDSVEDTVTRLTMRGLVELDDYERKVLVRDLTVAFCAGRGETAP from the coding sequence ATGAGTACGACCACTCCCCACACGTCCGAACCCGACGGGCCGGCCGACGGGCCGGCCAGACCCGCCCGGCTCATCCAGAACGAGTCCACCACCGAGATCCCCGTCCACCTGCTGTTCCGCGACGACCCCGACCCGGCGCCGGTACCGCTGAAGCCGGCGGTCGTCGCCCGCCGGCAGGGCACGGGGGAGCAGCCGCGCCTCCGACGCCCGGCGGCCGTGGCGCCGCGCCCGGTGCCGCAGGTCGATCCCGACCTGGTGGAGCGGCCCGCCCGGGTGCTGCCCGGGGCGGTGGGTGTGCTGGCCGGGGTGTGCGGGGCGGCAGGGTGCGTGGCCACCTCCTGGTGGGCCGGGCTGCTGCCGCCGCTCGCGCTGGAGGCACTGCGGCTGCCCGCGCACGCCGGGGCCGGTCTCGGTCCCGCGCAGTGGGCGGCGTACGCGGGAGCCGGGGCGCTCGGGCTGTTCGGCTTCGGCGGGCTGGCCCGGGGCCGGACCGGGCGGGCCTCGGTGCTCGGGCTGTTCGGCCGCTACCGGGGGACCGTCCGGCGCTCCGGCTTGCTGTGGGTCAACCCGCTGCTGCTGCGCCGCCGGGTGGACGTACGGCTGCGGCACTGGCGCAGCGAGCCGGTGCCGGCCGCCGACGCGAGCGGGGCGGCGCTGCGGGTGGTCGTCCAGGTGGTGTGGCGGGTGCGGGACACCGCGCGGGCCACGCTGGGCGTCGAGGACCACGAGACGTATCTGCGCGAGTGCGTCGAGGCGGCCCTGGTCCGGGTGCCGGTGGAGATGCCCGGCGGGACCAAGGGCTCCACGGACGCGGCGGCCGAGGCGCTGACCCGGCTGGTGGCGGCCGACGCGGCGCCGGTCGGCCTGGAGGTGTTCTCCGTGCAGCCGCTCCGGGTGGAGTACGCACCCGAGGTCGCCGCGGCGATGCACCGCCGCCGCATCGCCGCGCTGGACGCCCAGCACCGGGCGAGCGTGCTCACCTCGGTCGTGGACTCGGTGGAGGACACGGTGACCCGGCTGACCATGCGGGGGCTGGTCGAACTCGACGACTACGAGCGGAAGGTGCTGGTGAGGGACCTGACGGTGGCGTTCTGCGCGGGCCGGGGAGAAACGGCTCCGTGA